In Ursus arctos isolate Adak ecotype North America unplaced genomic scaffold, UrsArc2.0 scaffold_3, whole genome shotgun sequence, one DNA window encodes the following:
- the LOC130542081 gene encoding potassium voltage-gated channel subfamily D member 2, whose translation MAAGVAAWLPFARAAAIGWMPVASGPMPAPPRQERKRTQDALIVLNVSGTRFQTWQDTLERYPDTLLGSSERDFFYHPETQQYFFDRDPDIFRHILNFYRTGKLHYPRHECISAYDEELAFFGLIPEIIGDCCYEEYKDRRRENAERLQDDADTDNTGESTLPTMTARQRVWRAFENPHTSTMALVFYYVTGFFIAVSVIANVVETVPCGSSPGHIKELPCGERYAVAFFCLDTACVMIFTVEYLLRLAAAPSRYRFVRSVMSIIDVVAILPYYIGLVMTDNEDVSGAFVTLRVFRVFRIFKFSRHSQGLRILGYTLKSCASELGFLLFSLTMAIIIFATVMFYAEKGSSASKFTSIPAAFWYTIVTMTTLG comes from the coding sequence ATGGCGGCGGGTGTAGCAGCGTGGCTGCCCTTTGCCAGGGCAGCAGCCATTGGGTGGATGCCTGTGGCCTCGGGGCCCATGCCAGCTCCCCCAAGGCAGGAGAGAAAAAGGACTCAAGATGCTCTGATTGTGCTCAATGTGAGTGGCACACGTTTCCAGACATGGCAGGACACCCTGGAACGCTATCCAGACACTCTGCTGGGCAGTTCTGAGAGGGACTTTTTCTACCATCCGGAAACTCAGCAGTATTTTTTTGACCGTGACCCAGACATCTTCCGCCATATTTTGAATTTCTACCGCACCGGGAAGCTCCACTATCCTCGCCATGAGTGCATCTCTGCTTATGATGAAGAATTGGCCTTCTTTGGCCTCATCCCAGAGATTATTGGCGACTGCTGTTATGAGGAGTACAAGGACCGCAGGCGAGAGAACGCGGAGCGTCTGCAGGACGACGCGGATACTGACAACACCGGAGAGAGCACGCTGCCCACTATGACTGCTCGGCAGAGGGTCTGGCGGGCATTTGAGAACCCGCACACCAGCACAATGGCCCTGGTGTTCTACTATGTTACAGGTTTCTTCATTGCTGTCTCAGTCATCGCGAATGTGGTAGAAACAGTGCCATGCGGGTCTAGCCCAGGGCACATTAAAGAACTGCCTTGTGGGGAGCGGTATGCAGTGGCCTTCTTTTGCTTGGATACAGCCTGCGTCATGATCTTCACAGTTGAGTACTTGCTTCGCCTGGCTGCGGCACCTAGTCGTTACCGTTTTGTGCGTAGTGTCATGAGTATCATCGACGTGGTGGCCATCCTGCCTTATTACATTGGGCTGGTGATGACAGACAATGAGGATGTCAGCGGAGCCTTTGTCACGCTCCGAGTCTTCCGGGTCTTCCGGATCTTTAAGTTTTCCCGCCACTCTCAAGGCCTGCGCATCCTGGGGTACACACTGAAGAGTTGTGCCTCAGAATTGGGCTTCTTGCTCTTCTCGCTCACCATGGCTATCATCATTTTTGCTACAGTCATGTTCTACGCAGAGAAGGGGTCTTCAGCCAGCAAGTTCACCAGCATCCCTGCTGCCTTCTGGTATACGATCGTCACCATGACTACACTAGGGTAG